In one Lysobacter alkalisoli genomic region, the following are encoded:
- a CDS encoding LamB/YcsF family protein, which produces MPRIDFNCDLGENCGDDAAIIPLISSASIACGGHAGDDDTMRRTLRLCREHGVAAGAHPGFVDREHFGRREMAVTPGHVTLLVTAQLRRLARIATDEGMRLAFVKPHGALYNMAARDADIAGAIAEAVAGFDPSLIVYGLSGSTLTEVARDNGLSVAHEVFAERGYGADGRLLPRGVPGAVLETVEAAVAQARALATTGTLELAGGDTLKLQADTLCLHGDRPDAAAFAGALREALEADGITIAPPPSPQEG; this is translated from the coding sequence GTGCCACGTATCGACTTCAACTGCGACCTCGGCGAAAACTGCGGCGATGACGCCGCGATCATCCCGCTGATCAGCTCGGCCAGCATCGCCTGCGGCGGCCACGCCGGCGACGACGACACCATGCGCCGCACGCTGCGGCTATGCCGCGAGCATGGCGTCGCCGCCGGCGCGCATCCGGGCTTCGTCGACCGCGAACATTTCGGCCGCCGCGAGATGGCGGTAACGCCCGGCCATGTCACCCTGCTGGTGACCGCGCAACTGCGCCGGCTGGCCCGCATCGCCACGGATGAAGGCATGCGGCTGGCCTTCGTCAAACCGCACGGCGCGCTCTACAACATGGCCGCACGCGATGCGGACATCGCCGGGGCGATCGCCGAGGCGGTGGCCGGGTTCGATCCGTCGCTGATCGTGTACGGTCTGTCCGGCTCGACACTCACCGAGGTCGCGCGGGACAACGGCCTGAGCGTCGCCCACGAGGTGTTCGCCGAGCGCGGCTACGGTGCCGACGGCCGACTGCTCCCGCGCGGGGTGCCGGGAGCGGTGCTGGAGACCGTCGAGGCTGCGGTCGCGCAGGCACGCGCGCTGGCTACCACCGGCACGCTGGAACTGGCTGGTGGCGATACGCTGAAGCTGCAAGCCGACACTCTCTGCCTGCACGGCGACCGGCCCGACGCCGCCGCGTTCGCAGGTGCGCTGCGCGAAGCGCTGGAGGCGGACGGCATCACCATCGCCCCTCCACCTTCTCCGCAAGAGGGCTGA
- a CDS encoding 5-oxoprolinase subunit C family protein produces the protein MSAPHIKVIAPGPLTTLQDAGRHGWRHVGVAHAGALDPDSAALANRLVGNTGNEAVLEYTLTGPTLAFDSPLRIALCGALTDALHVAVDGTRTAVGHGRPVELPPGQLRIGRLRLGIRGWLAVASGFDVPEVLGSRSTDLRGGFGGLDGRALARGDALVLRAPSGVAAEVPSQPAWWVEFDDPLPAETLIRYLPSSHPAAMRLDASHWQVDPRSNRQGLRLHGHALEVAPGDIISAAVAPGTIQLPPDGRPIVLLADAQTTGGYPRLGHVAAVDMPRLAQLAPGMPLRWQAVDAHQSRALWQARRAQWRRLMCLLDERLSTL, from the coding sequence GTGAGCGCTCCCCACATCAAGGTCATCGCGCCGGGCCCGCTGACCACGCTGCAGGACGCCGGCCGCCATGGTTGGCGCCATGTCGGCGTGGCCCATGCCGGCGCACTCGATCCGGATTCCGCCGCGCTCGCCAACCGGCTGGTCGGCAATACCGGCAATGAGGCCGTTCTCGAATACACCCTGACCGGGCCGACGCTCGCCTTCGATTCGCCGCTACGGATCGCCCTGTGCGGCGCGCTGACCGATGCGCTGCACGTCGCCGTCGATGGCACCCGCACCGCGGTCGGCCATGGCCGTCCGGTCGAACTGCCGCCGGGACAGTTGCGGATCGGCCGGCTCCGGCTCGGCATTCGCGGCTGGCTGGCGGTGGCCAGCGGTTTCGATGTCCCCGAAGTGCTCGGCAGCCGCAGCACCGACCTGCGCGGCGGCTTCGGTGGACTCGATGGGCGGGCACTGGCACGCGGCGATGCACTGGTGCTACGCGCACCATCCGGGGTGGCCGCCGAAGTGCCTTCGCAACCTGCCTGGTGGGTCGAGTTCGACGACCCGCTGCCGGCCGAAACGCTGATCCGCTACCTGCCCTCGTCGCATCCGGCCGCAATGCGACTCGACGCCAGCCACTGGCAAGTCGACCCGCGCAGCAACCGCCAGGGCCTGCGCCTGCACGGCCACGCGCTGGAGGTGGCGCCGGGCGACATCATCTCGGCCGCGGTCGCACCGGGTACGATCCAGCTGCCCCCTGATGGCCGGCCCATCGTGCTGCTGGCCGACGCCCAGACCACCGGCGGCTACCCGCGACTTGGCCATGTCGCCGCCGTCGACATGCCGCGACTGGCCCAGCTTGCACCGGGCATGCCGCTGCGCTGGCAGGCGGTCGATGCCCACCAGTCGCGTGCGCTGTGGCAGGCGCGGCGCGCGCAATGGCGTCGATTGATGTGCCTGCTCGACGAGCGGCTTAGTACCCTGTAA
- the pxpB gene encoding 5-oxoprolinase subunit PxpB has protein sequence MTTLPHIEPLADNAWLIELGTGIDDATLRHVHALAARLQLARPGWLLDLVPAYASLGVFFDPARAAPDAVHDWLREQLQAEAGGGRSMTTAETIEIPVAYGGEYGPDLIDAALELGLDPDTLVSRHASGDYTVAMIGFAPGFPYLAGLDPALALPRLETPRTCVPAGTVAIGGVQTGIYPRESPGGWRLLGRTPLQLFDAGREPPVPLQPGDRVRFVPIDTDRFERLLRSDR, from the coding sequence GTGACCACCCTGCCCCATATCGAACCCCTCGCCGACAATGCCTGGCTGATCGAGCTGGGCACCGGCATCGACGACGCCACCCTCCGGCACGTGCACGCCCTGGCTGCCCGCCTGCAACTGGCCAGGCCCGGCTGGCTGCTCGACCTGGTCCCGGCCTACGCCAGCCTGGGGGTGTTCTTCGATCCTGCACGAGCCGCGCCTGACGCGGTGCATGACTGGTTGCGCGAACAGTTGCAGGCCGAGGCCGGCGGTGGGCGCTCCATGACAACGGCCGAGACAATCGAGATTCCCGTCGCCTACGGCGGCGAGTATGGCCCCGACCTCATCGACGCTGCCCTCGAACTCGGACTTGATCCCGACACGCTGGTCTCGCGGCACGCCAGCGGCGATTACACCGTCGCGATGATCGGCTTCGCCCCGGGCTTCCCGTATCTCGCCGGCCTTGATCCGGCGCTGGCCCTGCCTAGGCTTGAGACGCCGCGCACCTGCGTGCCCGCCGGCACGGTCGCCATCGGCGGTGTGCAGACCGGCATCTATCCGCGTGAAAGTCCGGGCGGCTGGCGCCTCCTCGGCCGCACCCCGTTGCAGCTTTTCGACGCCGGCCGCGAACCGCCGGTCCCGCTGCAACCCGGCGACCGGGTACGGTTCGTGCCGATCGACACCGACCGGTTCGAACGGCTGCTTCGGAGCGACAGGTGA
- a CDS encoding HIT domain-containing protein, producing MNTGSNWHLHPQLADDTHPVAHLKLSELRLMDDANHPWLILVPRVPDAIELVDLEPAQRAALSSEIDAASRLLLQLFKPDKLNVAALGNLVPQLHVHVIARFHNDIAWPRPVWGSATAKPYTPEALVERITRLRGTLGE from the coding sequence ATGAACACAGGTTCCAACTGGCACCTGCACCCGCAGCTTGCCGATGACACCCACCCTGTGGCCCACCTGAAACTCAGCGAACTGCGGCTGATGGACGACGCCAACCACCCCTGGCTGATCCTGGTGCCGCGGGTACCGGATGCGATCGAACTGGTCGACCTCGAACCGGCCCAGCGGGCCGCATTAAGCAGCGAAATCGATGCCGCCAGCCGCCTGCTGCTGCAACTGTTCAAGCCCGACAAGCTCAACGTGGCTGCGCTCGGCAACCTGGTACCTCAGCTGCACGTGCATGTGATCGCCCGTTTCCACAACGACATCGCCTGGCCACGGCCGGTGTGGGGTTCGGCCACCGCCAAGCCCTACACCCCGGAGGCACTGGTCGAGCGCATCACCCGCCTGCGCGGCACACTTGGTGAGTGA
- a CDS encoding dienelactone hydrolase family protein produces the protein MPHWIDLETPHGPVSAWRADPVGIPRGGLVLLQEIFGVNSHIRSVAGRFADAGYTVVAPALYDPVERGVELGYGADDAARGVELRNALGFERAVDIAAEAADLLQSEGQRTGAVGFCWGGSVAFLANTRLGLPAVSYYGARTLPFLGEPLRAPMMFHFGEHDASIPPEAIQAHRDRQPTARIHVYDAGHGFNCDQRTDFSPTAAAEAWPRTLAFFEDGLR, from the coding sequence ATGCCCCACTGGATCGATCTGGAAACCCCGCACGGCCCGGTCAGTGCCTGGCGTGCCGATCCGGTCGGCATCCCGCGCGGGGGGCTGGTGCTGCTGCAGGAGATCTTCGGCGTCAACAGCCATATCCGCTCGGTCGCCGGGCGCTTTGCCGATGCCGGCTACACGGTGGTGGCGCCCGCGCTGTACGACCCGGTCGAACGCGGCGTCGAGCTGGGCTACGGGGCGGATGACGCGGCACGTGGAGTGGAGTTGCGCAACGCGCTCGGCTTCGAGCGCGCCGTCGACATCGCCGCCGAGGCCGCCGACCTGCTGCAGAGCGAAGGCCAGCGTACCGGTGCGGTCGGCTTCTGCTGGGGCGGCAGCGTGGCGTTCCTCGCCAACACACGGCTCGGGCTGCCTGCGGTCAGCTACTACGGTGCGCGCACCCTGCCCTTCCTCGGCGAGCCGTTGCGGGCGCCGATGATGTTCCACTTCGGCGAGCACGACGCCAGCATCCCGCCGGAAGCGATCCAGGCGCACCGCGACAGGCAGCCGACCGCGCGCATCCACGTATACGACGCCGGCCACGGCTTCAACTGCGACCAGCGCACCGACTTCTCGCCAACCGCCGCCGCCGAAGCCTGGCCGCGCACCCTTGCCTTCTTCGAGGACGGCCTGCGATGA
- the rimO gene encoding 30S ribosomal protein S12 methylthiotransferase RimO, translated as MPIANPKVGFVSLGCPKALVDSERILTQLKAEGYDLVPSYDDADVVVVNTCGFIDSAVAESLDAIGEAMAENGKVIVTGCLGKREEVIREAHPGVLSISGPQDYGSVMGAVHKALPPKHDPFTSLMPRRGSTEDDIGIKLTPKHYAYLKISEGCNHRCSFCIIPSMRGDLVSRPVDQVLREAEKLAMGGVKELLVISQDTSAYGVDLKYAEREWHGKAYQTRMKALCEGLAELGLWTRLHYVYPYPHVDDIIPLMADGKLLPYLDIPFQHASPRILKLMKRPGAVDKTLERIQRWRAICPELTIRSTFIVGFPGETDEEFEQLLDFLEEAQLDRVGAFAYSPVEGAKANALPDPVPEELKQERLARFMELQADISTARLEAKVGTTQRCIVDALDGELAIARSMADAPEIDGLVQIQNGFEAGLKPGEFVDVEIMGSDEHDLYGEVAFEG; from the coding sequence ATGCCCATCGCCAATCCCAAAGTCGGCTTCGTCAGCCTCGGCTGTCCGAAGGCCCTTGTTGATTCAGAACGCATCCTCACCCAATTGAAGGCCGAGGGGTACGACCTCGTGCCCAGCTACGACGATGCCGACGTGGTGGTGGTCAACACCTGCGGCTTCATCGACTCCGCCGTGGCCGAGTCGCTGGATGCGATCGGCGAGGCGATGGCCGAGAACGGCAAGGTCATCGTCACCGGCTGCCTGGGCAAGCGCGAGGAGGTGATCCGCGAGGCCCATCCGGGCGTGCTCTCGATCAGCGGCCCGCAGGACTACGGCAGCGTGATGGGGGCGGTGCACAAGGCGCTGCCGCCGAAGCACGATCCGTTCACCAGCCTCATGCCGCGGCGCGGATCGACCGAGGACGACATCGGCATCAAGCTCACGCCGAAGCATTACGCCTACCTGAAGATTTCCGAGGGCTGCAACCATCGCTGCAGCTTCTGCATCATCCCCTCGATGCGCGGCGACCTCGTCAGCCGCCCGGTCGATCAGGTGCTGCGCGAGGCCGAGAAACTGGCGATGGGCGGGGTCAAGGAGTTGCTGGTGATCTCGCAGGACACCTCGGCTTACGGCGTCGACCTCAAGTACGCCGAGCGCGAGTGGCACGGCAAGGCGTACCAGACCCGGATGAAGGCGCTGTGCGAAGGCCTGGCCGAACTCGGCCTGTGGACCCGCCTGCACTATGTCTACCCGTATCCGCACGTCGACGACATCATCCCGCTGATGGCGGACGGGAAACTGCTGCCGTATCTCGACATCCCGTTCCAGCACGCCAGCCCGCGCATCCTCAAGCTGATGAAGCGCCCGGGGGCTGTCGACAAGACGCTCGAGCGCATCCAGCGCTGGCGCGCCATCTGCCCGGAACTGACCATCCGCAGCACCTTCATCGTCGGCTTCCCGGGCGAGACCGACGAGGAGTTCGAGCAGTTGCTGGACTTCCTCGAGGAGGCCCAGCTCGATCGCGTCGGTGCGTTCGCCTACTCGCCGGTTGAGGGCGCCAAGGCCAACGCGCTGCCGGATCCGGTGCCGGAAGAACTCAAGCAGGAGCGGCTGGCACGGTTCATGGAACTGCAGGCCGATATTTCCACTGCCAGGCTGGAGGCCAAGGTCGGCACCACCCAGCGCTGCATCGTCGACGCGCTCGACGGCGAGCTGGCCATCGCCCGCTCGATGGCCGACGCGCCGGAGATCGACGGCCTGGTGCAGATCCAGAACGGCTTCGAGGCCGGTCTGAAGCCGGGCGAGTTCGTCGACGTCGAGATCATGGGCAGCGACGAGCACGACCTGTACGGCGAGGTCGCGTTCGAGGGCTGA
- the greB gene encoding transcription elongation factor GreB — protein MSRWRPPPPRSTAIITRAGFERLRTELDELWRVKRPEVVRALAAAAAEGDRSENAEYTYRKKQLGEIDRRVRYLSKRLPALKVVDTLPADPEAVFFGAVVEIENLDSGECRRYRIVGPDETDAGLGWISIDSPLARAMLKKRCDDEFEAQLPGGIARYVIAGVEYPGSRER, from the coding sequence ATGTCGCGCTGGCGCCCGCCTCCGCCCCGGTCGACGGCAATCATCACCCGAGCCGGTTTCGAGCGCCTGCGCACCGAGCTGGACGAGTTGTGGCGGGTGAAGCGACCGGAGGTCGTCCGGGCACTGGCCGCGGCTGCGGCCGAGGGCGACCGTTCCGAGAACGCGGAATACACCTACCGCAAGAAGCAGCTCGGCGAAATCGATCGAAGGGTGCGCTACCTGAGCAAGCGGCTGCCCGCCCTGAAGGTAGTCGATACCCTGCCTGCCGACCCTGAAGCAGTGTTCTTCGGCGCCGTCGTCGAGATCGAGAACCTCGACAGCGGTGAATGCCGGCGCTACCGCATCGTCGGCCCTGATGAGACAGACGCCGGACTTGGCTGGATCAGCATCGACTCGCCGCTGGCACGGGCGATGCTCAAGAAGCGCTGCGACGACGAGTTCGAGGCGCAGCTGCCAGGCGGCATCGCCAGGTACGTAATCGCCGGCGTCGAATACCCCGGCAGCCGCGAGCGCTGA
- a CDS encoding AbgT family transporter has protein sequence MMTQDAPKPAKRSAIDRFLNIVEKGGNALPHPVTLFAIMAVAVVVLSWIASQFSLAVAHPVSGEEIRPVNLMTVEGLHRIMDGLITNFTGFAPLGTVLVALIGIGVAEHSGLIGAALRLLVLSAPRRLLTFVVVFAGIMSNMAAEIGYVLLVPLSGLIFIAAGRHPILGMAAAFAGVSGGYSANLLLGTIDPLLAGLSQEAARIIDPDYTVNPAANWWFMIASTPLIALLGTVVTEKVVAKRFPAPPESAGDGEQIDRMHPEEKRGLLFAALATLALTALVLLGTVPADGFLRGPDGDLLKSPFLRGVVALIFTYGVVTGIAYGIGARTIRSDADVIRGMSKSMETLATYLVLTFFAAQFVAFFNWTQLGLIFAVEGATFLKAVDLPAVPLFIAFILLTALANLFMGSASAKWALMAPVFVPMFMLLGYSPELTQIGYRIGDSVTNIISPMMSYFALIIAFLQRYEPKAGIGTVVATMLPYSIAFLIGWTVLFTIWMLAGWPIGPDAPLNYIPAG, from the coding sequence ATGATGACCCAAGACGCACCGAAACCCGCCAAGCGTTCAGCGATCGACCGCTTCCTCAACATCGTCGAGAAGGGCGGCAACGCGCTGCCGCATCCGGTCACCCTGTTCGCGATCATGGCCGTGGCGGTCGTCGTGCTGTCCTGGATCGCCTCCCAGTTCTCGCTGGCGGTCGCCCACCCGGTGTCCGGCGAGGAGATCCGGCCGGTCAACCTGATGACCGTCGAAGGCCTGCACCGGATCATGGACGGGCTGATCACCAACTTCACCGGCTTCGCCCCGCTCGGCACCGTGCTGGTGGCGCTGATCGGCATCGGCGTGGCCGAGCACAGCGGCCTGATCGGTGCCGCTCTGCGCCTGCTGGTGCTGTCGGCACCGCGGCGGCTGTTGACCTTCGTGGTGGTGTTCGCCGGGATCATGTCGAACATGGCCGCCGAAATCGGCTATGTGCTGCTGGTGCCGCTGTCCGGGCTGATCTTCATTGCCGCCGGCCGCCATCCGATCCTCGGTATGGCCGCAGCCTTCGCCGGCGTGTCGGGCGGCTATTCGGCCAACCTGCTGTTGGGCACCATCGATCCGCTGCTGGCCGGCCTGTCGCAGGAGGCGGCGCGGATCATCGACCCCGACTATACGGTCAACCCGGCCGCCAACTGGTGGTTCATGATCGCCTCGACCCCGTTGATCGCCCTGCTCGGCACCGTGGTCACCGAAAAGGTGGTGGCCAAGCGTTTCCCCGCACCTCCAGAGAGCGCTGGCGACGGCGAACAGATCGATCGCATGCACCCGGAGGAAAAGCGCGGACTGCTGTTCGCCGCATTGGCGACGCTGGCACTGACCGCGTTGGTGCTGCTCGGTACGGTGCCGGCCGACGGCTTCCTGCGCGGCCCGGACGGCGACCTGCTCAAATCGCCGTTCCTGCGCGGCGTGGTCGCGCTGATCTTCACCTACGGCGTGGTCACCGGCATCGCCTACGGCATCGGCGCCCGCACCATCCGCAGCGACGCCGATGTGATCCGTGGCATGAGCAAGTCGATGGAGACCCTGGCCACCTACCTGGTGCTGACCTTCTTCGCCGCGCAGTTCGTCGCTTTCTTCAACTGGACCCAGCTGGGGCTGATCTTCGCGGTGGAGGGCGCGACCTTCCTCAAGGCGGTCGATCTGCCGGCAGTGCCGCTGTTCATCGCCTTCATCCTGCTGACCGCGTTGGCCAACCTGTTCATGGGCTCGGCCTCGGCCAAGTGGGCGCTGATGGCCCCGGTGTTCGTGCCGATGTTCATGCTGCTGGGCTACTCGCCGGAGCTGACCCAGATCGGCTACCGCATCGGCGACTCGGTGACCAACATCATCTCGCCGATGATGAGCTACTTCGCCCTGATCATCGCCTTCCTGCAGCGCTACGAGCCGAAGGCCGGCATCGGTACCGTGGTGGCGACGATGTTGCCGTACTCGATCGCATTCCTTATCGGCTGGACCGTGCTGTTCACCATATGGATGCTGGCTGGCTGGCCGATCGGCCCGGATGCGCCGCTGAACTACATTCCGGCGGGTTGA